The sequence GGCATGTCGGTGCCCGACGTGAGTGGAAAGGCGATCGCCAACCTGGAGGTCGAGTCGCTGCGGCACGTCGCGCCGACCTTCCACGGCGACACCATCTACGGCGAGACGACAGTGCTGGACAAGCGTGAGTCCGGCTCGAAGCCCGACCGGGGCGTGGTCTCCGTGGAGACTCGCGGCTACAACCAGGACGGCACGATGGTCTGCGTCTTCCGGCGCAAGGTCATGGTCCCCAAACGGGAGTACGCGGCCGCCGCGGTGCCCGACGGGGTGGACCCGGAGCGGCCCAGCTTCCCCGAGCCGCGCTGACCGTCGCGGCGGGCTCGACCGTCGACGAACACAGGCTCCTTCCCGCCGCGGGTCTGCGGGGGAAGGGGCCCTGTGCCCGTCTCGGGGCATATGCTGACGCCGGAGGTTCCGATGAGCCACTCCGTCGCCGGAGAGCCGTCCTCTGCCGGCCGCCGAGCCGCACCCTTGACCACCGCTGTCTATTCCGCCGCCGAGTGGGATCTGCTCACCAGCCTGCCCGGTCGGGTCCTCGTGGCCGCCGCGGCGCCCGGTCCCGGCCGGACGGAGCGTGGGGTGCTGGCCAGCCTGGCCGGCCTGGACGCGGTGGCCGCGGGCCGAGCCTCCGACAGCGACCTGGTCCGCGCGGTGGTCGCCACGATCTACGCCCGCCACGACGGCACCCCGCAACCCGCCGAGCGGCTCACCGACCTGGTGGGCCTGCTGGCCGCCTGCCGGGCGGCGAGCCGGGTCCTCCGGCGACGGGCCGACCCCGCCGACTCGGCCGCGTACCGCCAGTGGGTGCAGTCTGTCGCGGCCCGGGTCTGTCGCGCGGTGCCCGGCACCGGCGCGCGCCGACTGGACCCACCGGCCAGCCCGGCGGACCGGCGCTTCCTGGACCGGCTCGGTGCCGCCCTCGACCTGGGCTGACCGGCAGGTCGTCGCGCCCGGCGCCAGCGCGGTCCGTACCCTCTGATGACCGTGACCGACGACCAGCTTGAGGTGGGCGTGGGCCCCTGGCCGGGGGACCCACCGGACGACCCCCGTTACGACAGGCAGTTGCTGGCGGAGGGGGACCGGCGCAACGTCGTCGACCGGTACCGCTACTGGCGGCACGAGGCGATCGTCGCGGACCTGGACCGGCACCGGCACGGCTTCCACGTGGCGATCGAGAACTGGCAGCACGACTTCAACATCGGCACTGTGGTGCGCAACGCCAACGCGTTCAACGCCGCCGAGGTGCACATCGTCGGACGGCGACGGTGGAACCGGCGCGGCGCGATGGTGACCGATCGGTACCAGCACGTACGGCACCACGAGACGATCGAGGAGTTCGTCGCCTGGGCGGCCGAGCGGCACCTGCCGGTGCTCGGCATCGACAACCTGCCCGGGTCGCGTCCGCTGGAGACCGGCACCCTGCCCCGGGACTGCGTGCTGCTGTTCGGCCAGGAGGGGCCGGGCCTCTCCGAGCCGGCCCGCGCCGCGTGCGACCAGCTCTACTCCATCGCCCAGTACGGCTCGACGAGGTCGATCAACGCGGGCGTGGCCAGCGGAATCGCCATGCACGCCTGGATCCGTGCGCACGCCGGAACGCCGCCGGACTGACCCACGTACGGTGCCGAATCGGACGTTCCGGCTTGACGTGCCGGCGGTCCGGGTGAACGGTGGGGATGTGAGTGTCGCGGTGAGTTGTCCGAGATGCGGGGGCCCGGTACGGGCGCCGGATCTGATGAACACCGACTCGAGGTGTGTGCAGTGCGGCCCAGTGCCGCCGTTGCACGTGCCCGAGCACATCGGAGCGGAGATCGTGGCGAGCGTGGTGGAACAGATCACCGCGAGCGGCGATCCACCGGTGACGCCGTTGTGGTGCCCGTGGCCGCTGCCGCCTGGTTGGACGCTCACCGGCGTGGCGTACGCCGGGGACGACCGGACGGGAGTGCGGGCGACCGCTGTGGCCTGCGCGGGCCCGGCGCCGTTCGGCGGTGGTCCGGCCGATCTGGTCTTCGTGGCCGAGGAACCCGGTGTGGGCCTGGGCACCCGACTCGCCGGACTGACCGGCCCGGATCCGGGGCCGGAGTTGGTCGACGCGCTGACCGACCCGGGGCCGGGTCACCCTGACCACGTCGGACAGGCGAAGATCAAGGTCGGCGGGCACCCTACTCCACTGTGGTTGGTGAATTCACCAACGGATCGAAGCGCGTACGCCGGCGAGGCTCGGGGAATGTGGCTCCATGCGATAGCCTGGCCGGCGAGTGCGGGTCACCTGCTCGCGGAAGACGTCGTGCTACACGACCTGACCGAGTGGACTCCCCCCGAGCTCGTGTACGGCGCACCGTCCCCGTATCTACCTGGTAGAGCTTGACAACTCTTCCGGATTGACGGAGAACGGACGCAGATATTCACTGTACGACACCACACTGATACTCTGGGTGCCGCTGCGGTAATGGGACCCGGCGCCGCGCGAGAGGATGGCCCGCCATGGTCAAGAAGGTCCTCACCTGGGCCGGAATCGCATTCTTGATCTTCTTCGTCGCCTACCGGCCAAACTCTGCGGCGGACGTGTTCAAGTCGCTCGGCGGCGGGATCATGGATATCGCCCAGGGGTTCGGCGACTTCTTCACCAGCCTCGTCGCCTAGCCGCCGATGGGCAGCCCCTCCGGTCCACCCTTCGACCCGGACGACCCCGACCGGGAACGCCGCGAGCGTGACACCGAGCCGATCCCGCGGATCGGGCCTGATGACGGCCCGGGCTACGGGGCCGGTCCCGG comes from Micromonospora vinacea and encodes:
- a CDS encoding MaoC family dehydratase encodes the protein MQFGRYYEEFEVGAVYRHWPGKTVTEYDDHLFCLLTMNHHPLHMDAHYAATASQFKRNVVVGNYIYSLLLGMSVPDVSGKAIANLEVESLRHVAPTFHGDTIYGETTVLDKRESGSKPDRGVVSVETRGYNQDGTMVCVFRRKVMVPKREYAAAAVPDGVDPERPSFPEPR
- a CDS encoding TrmH family RNA methyltransferase, producing the protein MTDDQLEVGVGPWPGDPPDDPRYDRQLLAEGDRRNVVDRYRYWRHEAIVADLDRHRHGFHVAIENWQHDFNIGTVVRNANAFNAAEVHIVGRRRWNRRGAMVTDRYQHVRHHETIEEFVAWAAERHLPVLGIDNLPGSRPLETGTLPRDCVLLFGQEGPGLSEPARAACDQLYSIAQYGSTRSINAGVASGIAMHAWIRAHAGTPPD
- a CDS encoding DUF6758 family protein, with the protein product MSCPRCGGPVRAPDLMNTDSRCVQCGPVPPLHVPEHIGAEIVASVVEQITASGDPPVTPLWCPWPLPPGWTLTGVAYAGDDRTGVRATAVACAGPAPFGGGPADLVFVAEEPGVGLGTRLAGLTGPDPGPELVDALTDPGPGHPDHVGQAKIKVGGHPTPLWLVNSPTDRSAYAGEARGMWLHAIAWPASAGHLLAEDVVLHDLTEWTPPELVYGAPSPYLPGRA